A stretch of the Phyllopteryx taeniolatus isolate TA_2022b chromosome 5, UOR_Ptae_1.2, whole genome shotgun sequence genome encodes the following:
- the cd59 gene encoding CD59 glycoprotein, with protein MFVLGCETTSVFVFIIGGRIWADFPPGGTRRPRRRLSIGLCVSRCECVFVCARAEDDEDKDALTCACVFSRVRVESIVAEEEEMMPRADRVPVLVLVLTMMTFVQRGGALRCYRCSDYTGRCDDVHECTYEDACLTLSVQGGKTVRQCIRYTDCDNSRLSQMFPSMSSFSYRCCNNNLCNSSGAVGVATPGPLLLIGWLLSALVPWL; from the exons atgtttgttttgggcTGTGAAACGACTTCAGTGTTCGTTTTCATAATCGGCGGACGCATTTGGGCCGATTTTCCACCCGGCGGCACGAGGCGACCACGACGGCGACTGTCAATCGGCCTTTGTGTGTCCCGATGTGAGTGcgtctttgtgtgtgcgcgcgcggaGGACGACGAGGACAAAGACGCCTtgacgtgcgcgtgtgtgttttcacGCGTCCGTGTCGAGTCGATTGTAGCAGAAGAGGAGGAGATGATGCCACGCGCAGACCGAGTCCCGGTCCTGGTCCTGGTCCTGACGATGATGACCTTCGTGCAGCGAG GTGGCGCTCTCCGCTGCTACCGGTGCTCCGACTACACCGGCCGATGCGACGACGTCCACGAGTGCACGTACGAGGACGCCTGCCTGACCCTCAGCGTCCAAG gcggCAAGACAGTGCGCCAGTGTATCCGCTACACGGACTGCGACAACTCTCGCTTGTCCCAGATGTTTCCGTCCATGTCGTCGTTTTCGTACCGCTGCTGCAACAACAACTTGTGCAACTCCAGCGGTGCGGTGGGCGTGGCCACACCCGGCCCGCTGCTGCTGATTGGCTGGCTGCTGAGTGCGCTCGTGCCCTGGCTGTGA
- the snx20 gene encoding sorting nexin-20, which produces MFQFLFTRKSSRHGRTDAMKRSPGDGNIFRAFPHTRTALCARVSGGGSDLTTGELQQNFREMKNSDAHPKLLFHVSDAQRDGQRGGRAHVEVALLSTGTFSPRHVTVGRSYADFSRFHRRLKTEFGEELEGVEPPGPRLCGRGLAPQEYLSRAFAVCGHSPLFAQFLTERERAGAAALMRAGRYADALEHLAGVLAVHEKLSPWQRQTSMTAAVPALAAAALCHSDLGHPREALAAARRALPPVRRYGMRRYRAPLLRLLVDWEHGAGRPAARLQEELTAAEDGRPASALSLKEVVLEDLADVCPPEAPFKLSSFIKSPFLL; this is translated from the exons ATGTTTCAGTTTCTTTTCACGAGAAAGTCGTCGAGacacggacggacggacgccaTGAAGCGATCTCCAGGTGACGGCAACATCTTTCGAGCCTTTCCTCACACACGCACGGcattgtgtgcgcgtgtgtcagGGGGAGGCTCCGATTTGACCACCGGGGAGCTTCAGCAGAACTTCCGAGAGATGAAAAACTCCGACGCGCATCCCAAACTTCTCTTTCACGTCTCGGACGCGCAGCGAGATGGACAACGCGGCGGCCGCGCGCATGTGGAG GTGGCGCTGTTGAGCACCGGAACCTTCAGCCCTCGTCACGTGACGGTCGGGCGGAGCTACGCCGACTTTTCCCGCTTCCACCGCCGGCTGAAGACGGAGTTCGGAGAGGAGCTGGAGGGGGTGGAGCCACCGGGCCCGCGCCTCTGCGGGCGGGGCTTAGCGCCGCAGGAATACCTGAGCCGCGCCTTCGCCGTTTGCGGGCACTCGCCGCTTTTCGCGCAATTCCTGACGGAGCGGGAGCGCGCCGGCGCCGCGGCGCTGATGCGCGCCGGACGCTACGCGGACGCGCTGGAGCACCTCGCCGGCGTCCTCGCCGTCCACGAAAAGCTTTCGCCTTGGCAGAG GCAGACGTCGATGACGGCGGCGGTCCCTGCGCTGGCCGCCGCGGCCCTGTGCCACAGCGACCTGGGGCACCCCCGTGAGGCGCTGGCCGCCGCCCGCCGGGCGCTGCCCCCCGTCCGGCGCTACGGGATGCGCCGGTACCGAGCGCCTCTGCTGCGCCTCCTGGTGGACTGGGAGCACGGCGCGGGGCGACCGGCGGCCCGGCTGCAGGAGGAGCTGACGGCGGCCGAGGACGGACGGCCCGCCTCGGCGCTCTCCCTGAAGGAGGTCGTGCTCGAGGACTTGGCTGACGTGTGTCCACCAGAGGCGCCGTTCAAACTCTCCTCATTCATCAAGTCTCCTTTTCTCTTATAA